Genomic DNA from Syntrophales bacterium:
TCTCAGGGGGAAAACGAAATATGGTATACGCAATAGGCTATGGGTGGGATTGGTCGATATTTTTGGAGTTAAGTGGATGCAGAAAAGATTTGTTTTCCCCTCGGTAAAATGCGAATTTCCAGGTTCCGGGGACAATACGCAGCGGAGGGGTTTATGACCAACACATTTTGGCTTGTAGTTGGATTTGTGGCTCAGGGTCTTTTTTCTGCGCGTTTTTTGGTACAGTGGATAGCGAGCGAACGAGCAGGTAAAAGTGTGATGCCGGTGTTATTCTGGTATCTGAGCATCGTTGGTGCGGCATTGTTACTTGCTTATGCCATATACCGTCGTGATCCTGTTTTTATTCTTGGTCAGTCTGTTGGATTGATCGTGTATGTGAGAAATCTTTACCTGATACGGCGTGAAAAAGCTTCTCTTTCTGAATAAAATTTGTGATTCTCGAATTTCAGCGATTCTAGTAGTTGCTCTGCTGGCAGGTGTTGTTGCCTTTGCATTTCAAGGCACCAGGGGGCTTTACGAGACCACCGAAGGACGATATGCTGAGGTTGCCCGGGAAATGCTCGAAAAGGGCAACTACCTCGTACCCACCCTGGACTATAGGCCTCACTGGACTAAACCCCCCTTTTTTTACTGGATTGAAGTGGCAGGAATAAAGGTGTTTGGGTTGAATGAATGGGGTCTGCGGACCGGAAACGCTCTAGCGTTTCTTTTGACAAGTGTTTGTGTTTCGTTTTTTGGAGTTTCGTTGTGGGACTGGAAAAGGGGATTCGTTGCGGGATTGATCTATGTCTCTTCACCATTTCCCGTTTTTGCTGCAAATGCCCTATCCACTGACACAGTGCTTACTTTATGGGAGGTTCTGGCTGTTTTCTTTTATGTGAAGGCGTACAGGGAAATTAGGGTTAAGGTGCGGCGCTTCTTTATTTGTGGAATGTGGTTGGCTTTTGCACTTGGATTTTTAACCAAGGGTCCTCCTGCCCTTCTACCTTTTTTAGCTATTCTTGTGTGGAATCTAAAGCGGGAAAGACCTGTTAAACTTTTCTATTTTGCAGGTATTTTCGTTTTTCTTATAGTAGGTTTCTCGTGGTTTAGCTTTGTTATTTACCGAAATCCGGAGCTTCTCGATTATTTTTTAAGGGTGGAGGTGCTAGAGCGTGTTGCTTCGGAAAAGGGACATAATCCCCAATGGTATGCGCCTATCACTGTTTTTCTGCCGGTTCTTGTTTTAGGTCAGGGTGCTTGGTTATACTTTACTCTACGGGGAATGATCTCTACATTCAAAGCAGGTGTGAAGAATTTTATCCTCAACATCAAAAAACGAGAAGAAACAGCATTTCTCTTCTTATGGATTTTGATTCCTCTCATTGTTTTCTCCTTCTCTAAGAGCCGCTTACACCTCTATGTTCTACCCCTTTACGCTCCAGTATCTTTGCTCATAGCCAATCACGTGTGTGAGGAAGGTTTATGGGGCACGAGGCGTATCCTTATCGTTGCTACCTTCAGCATTGTGATCCTCGTCACTTTAAAATGGATAGTTGCTATTTACCCTAATAGAAACGATATGCGCGCCGTTTATGAAGCGGGTATTCGACTTGGGGGTAGAGGGGCGCATTACTACGTTTTTTCAGAGGACAAACTCTACGGACTTGAATTTTACATGGAAGGTAAACTCCAAAGGGTTGCTGGGGAAAATGTCGACCACCGTTTCAATATGAAAATTGATGATCTGCTGTATCAAATCTCCACGGGGACCTCTGGTGGGAGGCACCTCATTCTCGTGTCCAGGAACAAGTTGCCTGAGTTTGAGCGATTTTTATCGCGGTATTCTCTGAGGATGGAAACTGGCGGCTCTGATAAGTGGATCTGGTTTAGTCTCAGCAAGCAGGAGTGAAGTGTACCCAAAACCAGGAGTAATCCATCACCTGGAACATTTCGGGGTACTCCGTTTCTTATCAAATTAGAACGCAGGGTTAATCTAAAACCTGGATAATCAGTAAGCCCTTTTACTCAAAGATAATTCTCGCATCTACTGGGACGCATTTTTCTTCT
This window encodes:
- a CDS encoding lipid-A-disaccharide synthase N-terminal domain-containing protein — translated: MTNTFWLVVGFVAQGLFSARFLVQWIASERAGKSVMPVLFWYLSIVGAALLLAYAIYRRDPVFILGQSVGLIVYVRNLYLIRREKASLSE
- a CDS encoding glycosyltransferase family 39 protein; translation: MKKLLFLNKICDSRISAILVVALLAGVVAFAFQGTRGLYETTEGRYAEVAREMLEKGNYLVPTLDYRPHWTKPPFFYWIEVAGIKVFGLNEWGLRTGNALAFLLTSVCVSFFGVSLWDWKRGFVAGLIYVSSPFPVFAANALSTDTVLTLWEVLAVFFYVKAYREIRVKVRRFFICGMWLAFALGFLTKGPPALLPFLAILVWNLKRERPVKLFYFAGIFVFLIVGFSWFSFVIYRNPELLDYFLRVEVLERVASEKGHNPQWYAPITVFLPVLVLGQGAWLYFTLRGMISTFKAGVKNFILNIKKREETAFLFLWILIPLIVFSFSKSRLHLYVLPLYAPVSLLIANHVCEEGLWGTRRILIVATFSIVILVTLKWIVAIYPNRNDMRAVYEAGIRLGGRGAHYYVFSEDKLYGLEFYMEGKLQRVAGENVDHRFNMKIDDLLYQISTGTSGGRHLILVSRNKLPEFERFLSRYSLRMETGGSDKWIWFSLSKQE